AAAGCCAATTTTTCCGAAGTAGGAAAGGTCGTATCCGTTACCCTCATCAAGGATAAGTACACCGGACTGAATAGAGGGTTCGGGTTTGTAGAGATGGAAACTGAAAAGGAAGCTCAAGAAGCCATCCAGAAATTCAATGGCGGAAGTCTTCTTGGAAACACCATCACCGTCAACGAAGCCCGTCCTAAAAAGGATCAGGGAGGCCCGAGACCCGGTAGTAGCAACCGCGGTGGCGAGGGTGGCGGGTTCAGGGGAGGCCGGGGCGGAGGCGGCCGAAGATATTAAACCGGTCGCGGATTGCCAATAACAGAATGCCCATTGGAGATGCTCAATAGAAAGATGAAAATACTGGAACGTTTTTTCAACAACAAACAAACCGAAAGAAAAAAGGAAGATCTGGGCCGCAATGAGGTCTGCTGGTGCGGCAGCGGAAAGAAATATAAGCGCTGTCATCTGGAAACAGATGCGCATAAAAGTCGGATGAAAAGCGGCTCGGGGCGAAGAGGGATGTAGAGTCTGCTCGGTTCTCCCCTTTTGCTTTTCGTCGTTGTCTTATTCCTTTCTCGGTTACCTCCCTTAAATGAGTTTCATACGACCCCTTACCTTCCCCTCTCTCCCTTTCCAGGGGGAGAGGATAAAGGTTTTTCTTTTCTCTTGGAACACGGCTTCCAATTGCATTAGAAAAAATGAGATTGAAAAATTGAAAAGTCCTGTTATAAAATCTTTTTGAATGCAAAAGAAAGGAGCGCAATATGCCCAAAATTCTTCTCATCCAGGGAAGCAACATGAATTTGTTGGGGATCCGGCAGCCGGAGATTTACGGGACGACCACAGCAGCAGAATTGGACAAAATGATGCAGGACTATGCCAAGGCCAAAAAGTTCGACCTGGAAATTTTCTATACGAACTCCGAGGGCGAGTGTATTGACCGCATTATCAAAGCTTACTATGATAAGATTGATGTCCTGGTGATGAACCCGGGAGGGTTTACTTATGCCAGCCAATCCATCCGGGACACCATCAAAGGGGTTAAAATTCCTTACGTGGAAATTCATTTATCCAATCATTATGAAAGGGGCATTCATTCCGTGATCGCTCCTGCGGCCCAAGGTGTGATCATGGGATTGGGAATTCAGGTTTACTTCATCGGCCTGGATGCCGCTCTATACCTGGCCGAAAAAAGATAAAATATATACGGCATCGAAAAAAGTCAGGGGGTTGGCGAACCGTAAGAACTTTTTGGAAGGAACTATCCGGGTACATTTATCTGAATCCGATGAGCCCTGATGATCTGAACTTTGTTAACATTTCCCTGACCGTCCAGATTCAGGATAATGCCGGACATTACAGCCAGCCAACCGTCTTCCCTCTCTCCTTTCATCTTAAACTCAATCAATGTAAATCCTTTTTCTTTTTTTCGAACTCTCTTTAATCTCTCAAACATATCCATTCTAATGAAATCTTGTATGCTAATACCTTTGATCTCAAAAAATGAAGTAATCGGCGCTCTAAATTTTCAGTCTAAGAATTCGGATGCCTACACAGAGGCCGATGTGAAACTTTCCGAAAGGATCGGTGCTCAGATTGTCGGCGCCATTGCCAATTCCCAACTCTATGCTAAACAAAAGCAAGGAGAAGAGGCCCTTCGTTCGAGCGAGGAACGGTACCGCCTGCTGGTGGAAAATGCCCCGTTGGGGATTCTTTCCATTGACACCCAAGGTCAAATCATTGATGTCAACCCCGAATTATCGACCATGCTCGGTTCACCCTCCAAACAAGCCACCCAGGCCATTAATATGCTTACTTTTCCTCCTTTGGTGAAAACAGGCATCGCCGACCATTTCCGCTGCTGTTTGGAAACCGGAGAAGGAAGCCTTTTGACTTGAATGACCTGGCCCAAACCATCCGCCGAGCCCTGGATCATAAGATAAAAAAAGTTCTAAGCCGAAACCTGCAATTCTTGTAAATTTTTAGGGGCGGTGACAAAATTAGGTGAAATGAAATGGGTCAGTCCGGAAATTCATAAAAGAGGTTTCTACCCGTCGAGCTTTAGCCCACCGTGTTTTTTGATGTGTTCCACGAGTCCGCCATCGCCTATGATGGTACGCATTACGGGAGGCAAGGGAGGCGCTATCATTTCAACACCGGTGGTGAGGTCCTTTACCTGGCCCGTTGCCAGATTGAGTTCCAGCTCATCCCCTTCCCGAATCTGGTCAGTATCAATGATTAGGGTGGGCAATCCGGAATTAATGGCGTTGCGGAAGAATATCCGGGCATAGCTCTTGGCCAGCACGGCTCCAACCCCAGTGAGTTTGAGGATGATCGGCGCATGTTCCCGGCTGGAGCCGAGGCCAAAATTCTGACCCCCCACTACAATATCTCCCGCCTTTACACTGGCAGCGAACTCTGGCTTGACGTCGGCAAAACAGTGCTTGGCCAATTCCGGTAAATTGCTCCGCAGATGAAAGAATCTTCCAGGCGAAATGTGGTCGGTGGTGATTCCATCCCCCAATTTCCACGCCCTTCCTCTGATCGTCATGATTGAACCTCGCTCGTCTGTAATTAAAGAAATTCTCGCGGGTCGCTTAGTTGGCCGGCAATCGCCGTGGCGGCGGCGGTTGCGGGCGAAGCCAGGTAGATAAAGCCCCTGGGGTTTCCCATGCGCCCCTCAAAGTTCCTGTTTTGCGTTCCCACACAGATTTCCCCGTCAGCCAGCACCCCTTCATGCACGCCTACGCAAGGCCCACAGCCCGGGCCTGCCACGATGCCGCCCGCTTCGATCAGGGTTTGGAGGGTTCCGTCCCGCATGGCGTCCAAATAAACTTTTCGAGAGCTGAGGGCCACGATGAGCCTGGTCTCCGGGTGG
This is a stretch of genomic DNA from Deltaproteobacteria bacterium. It encodes these proteins:
- a CDS encoding type II 3-dehydroquinate dehydratase, producing the protein MPKILLIQGSNMNLLGIRQPEIYGTTTAAELDKMMQDYAKAKKFDLEIFYTNSEGECIDRIIKAYYDKIDVLVMNPGGFTYASQSIRDTIKGVKIPYVEIHLSNHYERGIHSVIAPAAQGVIMGLGIQVYFIGLDAALYLAEKR
- a CDS encoding RNA-binding protein; protein product: MNKNLYVGNLSIEVTEEDLKANFSEVGKVVSVTLIKDKYTGLNRGFGFVEMETEKEAQEAIQKFNGGSLLGNTITVNEARPKKDQGGPRPGSSNRGGEGGGFRGGRGGGGRRY
- a CDS encoding SEC-C metal-binding domain-containing protein, whose product is MKILERFFNNKQTERKKEDLGRNEVCWCGSGKKYKRCHLETDAHKSRMKSGSGRRGM
- a CDS encoding PAS domain S-box protein; protein product: MLIPLISKNEVIGALNFQSKNSDAYTEADVKLSERIGAQIVGAIANSQLYAKQKQGEEALRSSEERYRLLVENAPLGILSIDTQGQIIDVNPELSTMLGSPSKQATQAINMLTFPPLVKTGIADHFRCCLETGEGSLLT
- a CDS encoding 3-isopropylmalate dehydratase small subunit, which produces MTIRGRAWKLGDGITTDHISPGRFFHLRSNLPELAKHCFADVKPEFAASVKAGDIVVGGQNFGLGSSREHAPIILKLTGVGAVLAKSYARIFFRNAINSGLPTLIIDTDQIREGDELELNLATGQVKDLTTGVEMIAPPLPPVMRTIIGDGGLVEHIKKHGGLKLDG